A stretch of the Diorhabda sublineata isolate icDioSubl1.1 chromosome 11, icDioSubl1.1, whole genome shotgun sequence genome encodes the following:
- the LOC130450051 gene encoding histone H1-like, whose amino-acid sequence MADTENQTSVVTATSASNSPQVSSSPINKKEKKAKNPRTKPSHPPTSEMVNNAIKGLKERGGSSLQAIKKYIAANYKVDAEKVAPFIKKYLKASVVSGSLVQTKGKGASGSFKLASATSTAAKRNAIIAGGGVDKSKSIKKSNKGKKTTGTAAASLKTSTTTTTTTTSITDKKGVKVAKKTDKKSSAKGGVIAAAAASNTASAASSELKRKNPTKAKKSNKGSPTKKPKAPKPKTSKAAASSSSPKVVTTF is encoded by the exons ATGGcggatacagaaaatcaaacttcggttgtaaccgcaacgtctgcgtctaattcaccgcaggtttcgtcgtctccaataaataaaaaggaaaaaaaagctaaaaatcctaggaccaaaccatctcatccaccgacttcggaaatggtaaacaatgcgatcaaaggtttaaaggaacgcggaggctcatctttacaagcaattaaaaagtatattgCTGCCAATTATAAAgttgatgcagaaaaagtagcgccattcatcaaaaaatatttgaaagcatctgtagtatcgggatctttggtacaaactaaaggtaaaggagcttccggatcattcaagttagcttcggcaacttcgactg caGCAAAACGAAATGCTATTATTGCAGGAGGAGGAgtggataaatcgaaaagtattaagaaatctaataaaggcaaaaaaacgacaGGTACAGCAGCGGCTTCCTTAAAAACttcgacgacgacgacgacaacaacaacaTCGATTACTGATAAGAAAGGcgttaaagttgccaaaaaaacagacaaaaaatCTTCGGCTAAAGGAGGAGTCATCGCCGCAGCCGCCGCTTCCAATACAGCCAGTGCCGCATCATCCGAATTAAAAAGGAAGAATcctactaaagcaaaaaaatccaataaaggCAGTCCCACGAAAAAACCGAAAGCACCAAAACCGAAAACTTCGAAAGCAGCTGCCAGCAGCTCCTCTCCTAAA GTTGTTACCACCTTCTAA
- the LOC130450132 gene encoding histone H2B: protein MPPKASGKAAKKAGKAQKNISKADKKKKRRRKESYAIYIYKVLKQVHPDTGISSKAMSIMNSFVNDIFERIAAEASRLAHYNKRSTITSREIQTAVRLLLPGELAKHAVSEGTKAVTKYTSSK from the coding sequence atgccaccaaaagctagcggaaaggcagcgaaaaaagccggaaaggctcaaaagaatatttcgaaagccgataaaaagaaaaaaaggaggaggaaggaaagttatgctatttacatttacaaagtacttaagcaagttcatcctgacaccggtatatcgagtaaagctatgagtataatgaatagttttgttaatgatatattcgaacgtatcgccgccgaagcatccagattggctcattataataaacgttcaacaattacaagtagagaaattcaaactgcagtgagactattgcttcccggagaattggcaaaacacgcagtcagtgaaggaactaaagcagttaccaaatatactagttctaaataa
- the LOC130450121 gene encoding histone H2B-like — protein MPPKASGKAAKKAGKAQKNISKADKKKKRRRKESYAIYIYKVLKQVHPDTGISSKAMSIMNSFVNDIFERIAAEASRLAHYNKRSIITSREIQTAVRLLLPGELAKHAVSEGTKAVTKYTSSK, from the coding sequence atgccaccaaaagctagcggaaaggcagcgaaaaaagccggaaaggctcaaaagaatatttcgaaagccgataaaaagaaaaaaaggaggaggaaggaaagttatgctatttacatttacaaagtacttaagcaagttcatcctgacaccggtatatcgagtaaagctatgagtataatgaatagttttgttaatgatatattcgaacgtatcgccgccgaagcatccagattggctcattataataaacgttcaataattacaagtagagaaattcaaactgcagtgagactattgcttcccggagaattggcaaaacacgcagtcagtgaaggaactaaagcagttaccaaatatactagttctaaataa